The sequence CGGCGACGGTCTTGCAACAGCTCACCGCCGCGATGCCGAGTGCACCAGACGCCACCGAGTGGCGCGAGCAGACCCGCCAGTGGAAGGCGGAGTACCCGATGGAGTACGAAGCGCCAGACGACCGGCCGATCAAACCGCAGTTCGTCGTGGAAGCACTCGACGAAGCGACCGAAGACGACGCCATCGTCGCGACCGGCGTCGGTCAGCACCAGATGTGGGCGGCCCAGTACTGGACCTACCGCGAACCCCGGACCTGGGTCTCCTCGAACGGCCTGGGAACCATGGGCTACGGCGTGCCTGCCGCCATCGGTGCGAAGGTCGCCGCCCCCGACCAGCAGGTCGTCGCCTTCGAGGGTGACGGCTCGTTCCTGATGACCGGCCAGGAGATCTCCGTGGCCGTTCGCGAGGACCTGGATATCACCGTCGCCATCCTGAACAACGAATACGTCGGGATGATCCGCCAGTGGCAGGACGCCTTCTACGAGGAGCGCCGCTACGAGAGCGAGTGGTCGTGGGCGCCGGACTTCGCCAAACTGGCCGAGGCCTACGGCGCGCAGGGGCTCACCGCGATGTCGTACGAGGAGGCTCCCGAGGTCATCACGTCCGCACTGAACTACGATGGCCCCTCTGTCATCGACTTCCGGATCGACCCCGAAGAGGACGTCTATCCGATGGTCCCCAGTGGCGGGGCGAACGATCAGTTCGCGCTGGAGGAGGGACATCTCCAATGACTGGCGAAATGAAAGGCCCCGCACCCGAAGAGCGTCCACCGGTCGAGGGCAAACGCAACGCCCAGGGAATCCGCATCGATCCCGACGCGGTCGCCGAACCCGAGGTTCGACGCGTGGTCATCTCGGCCCTCGTGGACCACGAACCGGGCGTGCTGGCGAAGGTCTCCGGACTGTTCGCCCGCCGCCAGTTCAACATCGAGAGCCTGACGGTCGGTCCGACGTCGAATTCAGACCTCGCCCGGATGACCATCGTGGCCGAGGAGCCGACCCCGGGCATCGAGCAGGTCAAACGCCAGCTCAGAAAGGAGGTGGCGACCCACTCGGTCCGCGAGATCGACGGCGCCACCGAACGCGAACTGGCGCTCATCAAGGTCAGGGGGGACGACCCCGCCGGCGTGGCCGCCGTCGCCGAGATGTACGGCGGAGAGGCGGTCCAGGCCGGCAGCGAGGTCGTTACGGTCGAACTGAGCGGCACGGAAGCACAGGTCGACGACGCGATAGACGCATTCGAACGATTCGGCGTGCGAGAGGTCGCCCGGACGGGCACCGCCGCGCTCGCCGCCGGCACCGAACCTACAGCATGACTGACGACGCATTCACCCAACCGGTATATCACGAAGACGACGTGGACAGCTCGCACATCGACGACAAGACCGTGGCCGTCCTCGGCTACGGCAGCCAGGGCCACGCCCACGCACAGAACCTCGCGGACAGCGGGGTCGACGTGGTCGTTGGCCTCAAGGAGGACTCCACCTCGCGCGCGGCCGTCGAGGAGGACGGCCTCCGCGTGGCGACCCCCGCCGACGCCGCGGCCGAGGCCGACGTGGTCTCGATGCTGGTCCCCGACACGGTCCAGCCCACCGTCTACGAGGAGATCGAACCGCATCTGGACCCCGGTGACACCCTCCAGTTCGCGCACGGATTCAACATCCACTACGGCCAGATCGAACCGCCCGAAGACGTCGACGTGACCATGGTGGCACCCAAGAGCCCGGGGCACCTCGTCCGACGGAACTACGTCGCCGGCGAGGGGACGCCGGCTCTCCTGGCGGTCTACCGCGACGCGACCGGCGAAGCGACCGACGAGGCCCTCGCGTACGCCCAGGGCATCGGCTGTGCCCGAGCCGGCGTCATCGAGACGTCCTTCCGCGAGGAGACCGAATCCGACCTCTTCGGCGAGCAGGCCGTCCTCTGTGGCGGCGTGACGAGCCTGGTGAAGACCGGCTACGAGACCCTCGTCGACAACGGCTACAGCCCGGAGATGGCCTACTTCGAGGTCCTGAACGAACTCAAACTCATCGTGGACCTGATGTACGAGGGCGGACTCGAGGAGATGTGGAACTCCGTCTCCGACACCGCCGAGTACGGTGGTCTCACGAAGGGCGACGTCGTGGTCGACGAGCAGGTGCGCGAGAACATGGAGGAGACCCTCGAACAGATCCAGAACGGCGAGTTCGCCCGCGAGTGGATCGCGGAGAACCAGGCCGGGCGTCCCTCCTACCGGCAGCGCCGCCAGGCCGAACAGGACCACGACATCGAGGACGTAGGCGCGCGCCTGCGCGACCTCTTCGCGTGGGCGGACGAGGACGCTAACGAACCGCCGGAGGTGCCCGCCGATGACTAAGACCATGGGCGAGGTGAACCACTCCCATCGTGACGACCCGCGGAACGTCTTCGGCGAGATGTTCCGCCGGGGTGCGAGCACCACCACCGACGGTGGCCGCCGGACCACCGACGCAGAGAGCATGGCCGACGTCGCCCACGAAGCGCCCGACGGAACCGACGCGAACGGCGTCTGGACCCGTGGCCGGAAGGTAGGTAGCCCCGACCGATGAGCGAGGGGACGCTCTACGACAACGTGTGGGACCGCCACCGCGTGACCCAGCTACCGACGGGCCAGGACCAGCTGTTCGTGGGGCTCCACCTCATCCACGAGGTGACCAGCCCGCAGGCGTTCGGGATGCTCAACGAGCGCGACATCGACGTCGCGTTCCCGGACCGCACTCACGCAACGGTCGACCACATCGTGCCGACCGAGGACCGAACCCGGCCCTTCGACGACGAGGCCGCAGAGGAGATGCTCGAGGCCCTGGAGATCAACGTCCAGCGGGCGGGCATCGACTTCGCGGACCCGGAGAGTGGCAACCAGGGCATCGTCCACGTCATCGGCCCGGAGCAGGGACTCACCCAGCCCGGCATGACCGTCGTCTGTGGCGACAGCCACACCGCCACCCACGGCGCGTTCGGCGCCATCGCTTTCGGCATCGGGACGAGTCAGATTCGCGACGTCCTCGCGACCGGCTCCATCGCCATGGCGAAACAGGCCGTCCGCAAGGTCGAGGTCACCGGCGAACTCGGCCCGGCCGTCACCGCCAAGGACGTCGTGTTGACCATCATTCGGGAACTCGGGACCGACGGCGGCGTCGGCTACGTCTACGAGTACGGCGGCGAGGTCGTCGAGAACATGGAAATGCACGAGCGGATGACGCTGTGCAACATGTCCATCGAGGGCGGCGCCCGCGCGGGCTACGTCAACCCAGACGAGACCACCTACGACTACCTCGAAGGACGCGAGGCGGTACCAGAAGGCGAGGAGTTCGAGGAGCTGAAAGCCTACTGGGAGTCCATCCGCTCCGATTCGGACGCCACATACGACGACGTGGTCACGATCGACGGGTCGGCCATCGAACCGACCGTCACCTGGGGGACCACCCCGGGGCAGGCCATGGGCATCAGCGAGACGGTGCCGGCACTCGAGGACCTGCCAGAAGACAAACGCGAGCCCGCAGAGCGAGCCATGGAGCACATGGGCGTCGAACCCGGGGACTCGATGGTGGGCTATCCCATCGACGTCGCCTTCCTCGGCTCCTGTACGAACGGTCGATTGCCCGACCTCCGCGAGGCCGCCGCAATCGTCGAAGGCAACGAGCTCCACCCTGACGTCCGTGGGCTGGTCGTCCCCGGCAGCCAGCGTGTGAAGGCCGCAGCAGAGGCCGAAGGCCTCGACGAGGTGTTCCGCGACGCCGGTTTCGAGTGGCGCGGTGCCGGCTGTTCGATGTGTCTGGGCATGAACGACGACCAGCTGGTCGGCGACGAGGTCTCCGCTTCTTCGTCGAACCGCAACTTCGTTGGACGGCAGGGCAGTCCAGACGGGAAGACGGTCCTGATGAACCCACAGATGGTCGCCGCCGCCGGCATCGTCGGCGAGGTAACCGACGTCCGTACCCTGGAGGAGGTGGTGGAGGTATGAGTGCCGACGCCACTCCCGACGAACCGCCGGCAGAACGGATCGAATCGGTCTCGGGCACCGGCGTCCCCGTCCGCGGGAACGACGTCGACACCGACCAGATCATCCCGGCCCGGTTCATGAAGGTCGTGACCTTCGAGGGGCTTGGCCAGTACGCCTTCTTCGACCAGCGCTTCGACGACGAAGGCAATTCGACCGACCATCCGTTCAACGAGACGCAGTACAAGGACGCGTCCGTCCTCGTCGTCAACAGTAACTTCGGCAGTGGGTCCTCCCGCGAGCACGCCCCACAGGCACTCCAGCGGTGGGGCATCGACGCCGTCGTCGGCGAGTCCTTCGCCGAGATCTTCGCGGGCAACTGCCTGGCCCTCGGGATGCCGACAGTCACCGCCGATCACGAGACCATCGAGACCCTCCAGGCGTGGGTCGAGGCCAACCCCGACCAGGAGATCACGGTCGACGTTGCCGACGGGACCGTGACCTACGGGGAGACCACCGTCGACGTCACAGTCTCCGACGCCCAGCAACAGGCCCTCGTCGAGGGGGTCTGGGACACCACGGCGGTCATGCGTCACAACCTCGAGCAGGTGCGCGAGACGGCCCGGAGTCTCCCGTACGTGAGCGAAGGGGAGGTACCGAACCGATGAGCGAGGAGATCGCCGTCATCCCCGGCGATGGCATCGGCCAGGAGGTCGTCCCGGCCGCCGTCGCCATCCTCGAGACACTCGATCTCGGCTTCTCCTTTACCGAGGCCGAGGCGGGCGATCACGTCGTCGAGGCCGGGGGCGAACCGCTCCCGTCCGAGACCCGGGAACTCGCCGAGCGCGCGGACGCGACACTGTTCGGCGCGGCGGGCGAGAGCGCCGCCGACGTCATCCTCCCGCTGCGCGCGGCCGTCGACTCCTTCGTGAACGTGCGGCCCGCGCGAACCTACCCGGGCATCGACGCCGTCCGCCCGGAGACGGACATCGTTTTCCTCCGGGAGAACACGGAGGGGGTCTACTCGGGACACGAGGACCGTCTCACCGAGGACGTGAGCACGCTGACCCGCGTGGTCACCGACTCCGCCTCGCGCCGCCTCGCCGAGTACGCCTGCGAGTTCGTCGGCGACCGGAACGAAGACGGCTTCACGGTGGCCCACAAGGCGAACGTGATGCGGGAGACCGACGGTCGGTTCCGCGACGCCGTCATCGACGTCGCCGACGAACGGGGCGTCCAGACCGAGGAGGTCCTCATGGACGCACTGGCGATGCACCTCGTGTTGCGCCCCGAGGAGTACGACGTCGTCGTGACGCCGAACCTCGCGGGCGACGTGCTCTCGGACCTGGCGGCGGGTCTCGTGGGCGGTCTGGGACTGCTCCCGAGCGCGAACGTCGGCCCCGAGCGGGCCGTCTTCGAACCCGTCCACGGTACCGCGCCGGACATCGCCGGCGAGGGGATCGCCAACCCGAGCGCGACGGTCCTCTCCGCCGCAATGATGCTAGAATACCTCGGCTACGACGACGAGGGTGCGGTCGTTCGCGACGCGGTCGAATCGGTCCTGGCCGACGGACCGCGCACGCCGGACCTCGGCGGTACGGCGACGACCGAGGACGTCACTGCGGCCCTGGTCGACGCCATCGAGTGACCGATTCCTGCTAAAATACCGTCGCGCCGTTCCCGATCGTCGACGTGTACGCGCGCGCGTCGATCCCCTCTGCCTCGAAGGCGTCGAGCATCGCGCCGGCCACGTCGCGCTGGTCGCCACGGTGGGTGACGGCGAGGATGGCGGGGCCGGCACCGGAGACGGTGGCCCCGGTGGCACCGGCAGCACACGCGGCATCCACCGCCCGGTCGTAGCCCTGGATGAGTGCAGCTCTGGCGGGCGTCACGACTGATTCTCGCATCCCCTGGCCCACCAGTTCCGGGTCGTTCCGATGCATGCCGATGGTGAGCGTCGCCGCGCTCCCGACCGTCTCGACCATGTCGTCCATGGAGAGCGTCTCTGGAACGACGCGGCGTGCGTCCCGGGTTGATACCACGATGTCGGGGAGGACCGCGACGAGTGGGATCGAGGCGTCGACGGACTCGACGCCGCCATCCCTGACGACGGTGAACCCACCGAGGATAGCGGGCGCGACGTTGTCCGCGTGGGCGGTCCCGGAGACCGCTGCCTCGCCCTCCGCGGCGACCCGGACCAGTTCGTGATCTGAGAGGTTGCGGTCGTAGAGTTCGTTCAGCGCGACCGCCGTCGCGGCGGCACTGGCGGCCGACGACCCGAGGCCGGAGGAGGGACGAACGCCCTTGTCGATGGCGATATGAGCGGGCGCGTCGAGCGCCGACGCGACCACGCCGGCAGTGTTCTTCGCCGGGTCGCTCGGGATGTACTCGCTGCCCACGCCCGTAACCTCGATGGTCGTCTCGCGGGCGCGCTCGACCGTGACCACGTCCGCCGGCCTGTCGAAGGCGACGCCGAACACGTCGAAGCCGCTGCCGAGATTCGCACTCGTCGCCGGCGCGCGGACGGTTACCATGACCGCGAGTAGCGGGTGAGGGGGCAAAAAGGGTAGCGAAGCCGACCCGTCACCGTAACCGTAAACCGCGGGGCAATCGGAGTCATTGCCATGATCGCCATCGTCGGTGGCGGACTCGCTGGACTGGCGACCGCCTACCGACTCCAGGAGCACGGCGAGTCGGTCCAGGTCTACGAGAGCACCGACCAGGTCGGCGGCCTCGCCGCGACCTACGAGACCACCGGCGACCGGATCGAGAAGTACTATCACCACCTCTCGAAGACGGAGGAGACCATCGTCGAACTCATCGAGGAACTCGGCCTCGGTGACGACCTCCACTGGCCGATCGGCGGGGACGCCTACTACGTCGACGGGGTAGTCTATCCGCTCGACACGGCCTGGGAGATCGCGGCGTACCCCCACCTGAGCCTCTACGACAAGTTCCGCCTTGGAATGCTCGTTCTGGGCGTGGACGTGCGGGGCGGCATACCAACCACCGGCTCCTACGATCGCCTGGAGGACTACGAGGCGGTCCCGATCCGCGAGTTCGTCGTCGAGCACACCACCCGAAGCGTCTACGAGAACTTCTTCGAACCGCTCCTCGAGGCGAAGTTCGGCTCCCGCAAGGAGGACGTGAGCGCGGCCTGGCTCCTGGGGAGGGTTCGCTTCCGCGGCGAGCGCGACCTGCTCCGGGGCGAACCCCTCGGCTACCTCGACGGGGGGTTCGGTCGCCTGCTCGACGCGACGGTGGACGCGGTCGGCGAGGAGAACGTCACCCTGAATGCGAGGGTGACCGACGTCGACATCGTGGAGGGGTCGGTAGCCGGCATCACCGTCAACACCGTCGACGAGGGGATACGCCAGGTCGAGGTCGACGGGGTCGTCGTGGCGGCGATGCCCGACGTCCTCGAGGACCTCACCGGGTACGAGTGCGACATCGACTTCCAGGGAACGGTCTGTTCGGTCGTGAGCATGGACGAACCGTTGACCGACACCTACTGGCTCAACATCGCCGACGACGCACCCTTCGGCGCGCTCATCGAGCACACGAACTACGTCGACGAGTCCCACTACGGTGGCGAGCACCTCCTCTACGTCCCGAAATACATCCAGTCCCCGGACGACGAGGTCTGGCAGATGGACGACGAGGCCGTCGAATCACTGTGGCTCGACGGCATCGAGGACCTCTTTCCCGAGTTCGACCGCGAATCGGTCAACTGGATCGAGACGGCGCGCAATCCCCGGACGGCCCCGGTCTACGAGCGTGGCTACCTCGAGATGGTCGTCCCCTACGACCTCGGCGAGGCAGTCGCCGACGGCGTGTACTACGCCGGAATGGCATCGCGGGCCCAGTATCCAGAACGGAGCCTCGACGGGGCCATCGAGGCGGGGTACGCCGCGGCGGACCGGATCGTCGAGTGACTGACCGCTCTCCACGAGAACACTTTTATCGACCACTGAGAACCGTGACACCATGCCACGGGAGATCACCCACGACGCCCACGGGCCGAAGATCCTGGACGAGGACGACATCGACGAGCAGAAAGGGAATATCGCCATCTGCATGTGTGGACTGTCCGCGAACTATCCATTCTGCGACGGTTCGCACGACGCGACGGCCGACGAAGACCCGAATACGCTGTACAAGTACGAAGGCGACGATGGCGATACTCCCCGCCACGAGATCGCGGAGATCGTCTACGCCGACGACTGATTGCGGGGCCAGCCGACCACTGGAACCGGCAACCGCTGCCGGGTGCCCGAGCGGTCCCGTGCAGCTCGCTCTGCCGGTTTTCGGGTCGAACGCGGCGGCTAACACAGATAGCAATCCACTTTAGGGCCGACTGCTATGATTGTGAATATGAGCGCATCGTACGTGATAGTTGGCGACGGGGTGGCGGGCAGTTCTGCGGCGGAGACACTCAGGGAAGCGGACCCCGAGGCCGACATCACCGTCATCACCGACGAGGGCGAACCGCTGTACAACCGCATCCTGATCAAGGAATACGCGAAGGGGAAACTCCCCGAAGCACCCGTCGCCATCCACGAGGAATCGTGGTACGATGACCGTAACATCGACCTGCGACTCAACACCCTCGTCACGGACGTGCGTGCCGACGACCACTCCGTCCTCACCCACGACGGCGAGGAGATCGCGTACGACAAACTGCTCGTCGCGACCGGCGGCACACCGATCCAGCTCCCGGTCCCCAACAGCGACGCGAAGAACATCGACCACTTCTGGACGTTCCAGGACGCCAGGAGCATCAAAGAGAACGTCGAGGACGCCGACGACGCGGTCATCGTCGGTGCGGGCCTGCTCGGTATCGACCTGGCCGCCATCGTGGGCCACCAGGACGTCGAGAACGCATCCTACGTCATGCGGGGTGACCGGTGGTGGCGCTACGGACTGACCGCCGACGGTGCCGAGATCATGCACGATGCGATGCGCGATCTGGGCGTCGACCTGGTCTTCGACAGCGGCGTCTCCGAGTTCCGCGTCGACGACGATGGCAATGCAACGGAAGCCGTCGACGCGAACGGCGACGTCTATCCGATGGACTGGGGCGCTATCGCAATCGGTCTCAACTTCAACGTCGAACTGCTCCAGGGCACCGACGTCACCCTCGATTGGGGTATCCAGGTGGACGAGACCATGCGGACCGAAGAAGACGACATCTACGCGGCCGGCGACATCACGCAGTTCTACGACGAGGTCATCGGCGATCGGGCCCAGAACGGCTCCTGGGGCTCCGCGAAGGAGCAGGGGACCGTCGCGGCGAAGGCGATGCTGGAAGACCAGGGCCTGGACGTGACGGTCGAACCGTTCCGCTGGGTCTCCACGTACTCCATCACGCACTTCGACTTCCCCTTCCTCTCCTTCGGCCATCCGACGCGGAACGAGGGCGACGGGTACGCCGGCGCCCCCAACGACGCCGAGCGGAAGTACGGCGAGAACGAGTGGCGCCGGCTTGTCTTCGAGGATGGCCAGCTCGTCGGTGGCGTGCTCATCGGCGACCTCTCACAGCAGGGCAAATACAAGAAACTCATCCTCGAGGAGGCCCAGGTGGCCGATCAGAAGGACATCCTCCTCCAGGAGAGCTTCGAACTCGACGAACTCGACCTGGCCGAACCGATCGAGCAGTAACGACCGGGGAGCCGTCCGATCGCCCGCTGACCCGATTCTTCCAGCCGCCATCGCCGAGGACGATGCCTTTATATTTTTGTGTGGTATAAGGTAGCATAGCCCACACGGGCCGAGGCATAGATGACACCGACAATCCGCGCGCATCCCGTCGATGACCCGTCGATGGCGACACGCGTACGACATTACGACGAACTGCCCGAGGACGCAAAGGAGCGACTACCGAAGCTTCTCGAAGGAGGGAACCCGGTCGTCCCGGCCGAGACCGCCGCCGGTTTCCGCCACGGGGAACTCGTGAAGTTCACACG is a genomic window of Halanaeroarchaeum sp. HSR-CO containing:
- a CDS encoding NAD(P)/FAD-dependent oxidoreductase, giving the protein MSASYVIVGDGVAGSSAAETLREADPEADITVITDEGEPLYNRILIKEYAKGKLPEAPVAIHEESWYDDRNIDLRLNTLVTDVRADDHSVLTHDGEEIAYDKLLVATGGTPIQLPVPNSDAKNIDHFWTFQDARSIKENVEDADDAVIVGAGLLGIDLAAIVGHQDVENASYVMRGDRWWRYGLTADGAEIMHDAMRDLGVDLVFDSGVSEFRVDDDGNATEAVDANGDVYPMDWGAIAIGLNFNVELLQGTDVTLDWGIQVDETMRTEEDDIYAAGDITQFYDEVIGDRAQNGSWGSAKEQGTVAAKAMLEDQGLDVTVEPFRWVSTYSITHFDFPFLSFGHPTRNEGDGYAGAPNDAERKYGENEWRRLVFEDGQLVGGVLIGDLSQQGKYKKLILEEAQVADQKDILLQESFELDELDLAEPIEQ
- a CDS encoding isocitrate/isopropylmalate dehydrogenase family protein, with product MSEEIAVIPGDGIGQEVVPAAVAILETLDLGFSFTEAEAGDHVVEAGGEPLPSETRELAERADATLFGAAGESAADVILPLRAAVDSFVNVRPARTYPGIDAVRPETDIVFLRENTEGVYSGHEDRLTEDVSTLTRVVTDSASRRLAEYACEFVGDRNEDGFTVAHKANVMRETDGRFRDAVIDVADERGVQTEEVLMDALAMHLVLRPEEYDVVVTPNLAGDVLSDLAAGLVGGLGLLPSANVGPERAVFEPVHGTAPDIAGEGIANPSATVLSAAMMLEYLGYDDEGAVVRDAVESVLADGPRTPDLGGTATTEDVTAALVDAIE
- the leuC gene encoding 3-isopropylmalate dehydratase large subunit codes for the protein MSEGTLYDNVWDRHRVTQLPTGQDQLFVGLHLIHEVTSPQAFGMLNERDIDVAFPDRTHATVDHIVPTEDRTRPFDDEAAEEMLEALEINVQRAGIDFADPESGNQGIVHVIGPEQGLTQPGMTVVCGDSHTATHGAFGAIAFGIGTSQIRDVLATGSIAMAKQAVRKVEVTGELGPAVTAKDVVLTIIRELGTDGGVGYVYEYGGEVVENMEMHERMTLCNMSIEGGARAGYVNPDETTYDYLEGREAVPEGEEFEELKAYWESIRSDSDATYDDVVTIDGSAIEPTVTWGTTPGQAMGISETVPALEDLPEDKREPAERAMEHMGVEPGDSMVGYPIDVAFLGSCTNGRLPDLREAAAIVEGNELHPDVRGLVVPGSQRVKAAAEAEGLDEVFRDAGFEWRGAGCSMCLGMNDDQLVGDEVSASSSNRNFVGRQGSPDGKTVLMNPQMVAAAGIVGEVTDVRTLEEVVEV
- a CDS encoding CDGSH iron-sulfur domain-containing protein yields the protein MPREITHDAHGPKILDEDDIDEQKGNIAICMCGLSANYPFCDGSHDATADEDPNTLYKYEGDDGDTPRHEIAEIVYADD
- a CDS encoding NAD(P)/FAD-dependent oxidoreductase — translated: MIAIVGGGLAGLATAYRLQEHGESVQVYESTDQVGGLAATYETTGDRIEKYYHHLSKTEETIVELIEELGLGDDLHWPIGGDAYYVDGVVYPLDTAWEIAAYPHLSLYDKFRLGMLVLGVDVRGGIPTTGSYDRLEDYEAVPIREFVVEHTTRSVYENFFEPLLEAKFGSRKEDVSAAWLLGRVRFRGERDLLRGEPLGYLDGGFGRLLDATVDAVGEENVTLNARVTDVDIVEGSVAGITVNTVDEGIRQVEVDGVVVAAMPDVLEDLTGYECDIDFQGTVCSVVSMDEPLTDTYWLNIADDAPFGALIEHTNYVDESHYGGEHLLYVPKYIQSPDDEVWQMDDEAVESLWLDGIEDLFPEFDRESVNWIETARNPRTAPVYERGYLEMVVPYDLGEAVADGVYYAGMASRAQYPERSLDGAIEAGYAAADRIVE
- the ilvN gene encoding acetolactate synthase small subunit produces the protein MTGEMKGPAPEERPPVEGKRNAQGIRIDPDAVAEPEVRRVVISALVDHEPGVLAKVSGLFARRQFNIESLTVGPTSNSDLARMTIVAEEPTPGIEQVKRQLRKEVATHSVREIDGATERELALIKVRGDDPAGVAAVAEMYGGEAVQAGSEVVTVELSGTEAQVDDAIDAFERFGVREVARTGTAALAAGTEPTA
- a CDS encoding homoserine kinase produces the protein MVTVRAPATSANLGSGFDVFGVAFDRPADVVTVERARETTIEVTGVGSEYIPSDPAKNTAGVVASALDAPAHIAIDKGVRPSSGLGSSAASAAATAVALNELYDRNLSDHELVRVAAEGEAAVSGTAHADNVAPAILGGFTVVRDGGVESVDASIPLVAVLPDIVVSTRDARRVVPETLSMDDMVETVGSAATLTIGMHRNDPELVGQGMRESVVTPARAALIQGYDRAVDAACAAGATGATVSGAGPAILAVTHRGDQRDVAGAMLDAFEAEGIDARAYTSTIGNGATVF
- the leuD gene encoding 3-isopropylmalate dehydratase small subunit, with product MSADATPDEPPAERIESVSGTGVPVRGNDVDTDQIIPARFMKVVTFEGLGQYAFFDQRFDDEGNSTDHPFNETQYKDASVLVVNSNFGSGSSREHAPQALQRWGIDAVVGESFAEIFAGNCLALGMPTVTADHETIETLQAWVEANPDQEITVDVADGTVTYGETTVDVTVSDAQQQALVEGVWDTTAVMRHNLEQVRETARSLPYVSEGEVPNR
- the ilvC gene encoding ketol-acid reductoisomerase, yielding MTDDAFTQPVYHEDDVDSSHIDDKTVAVLGYGSQGHAHAQNLADSGVDVVVGLKEDSTSRAAVEEDGLRVATPADAAAEADVVSMLVPDTVQPTVYEEIEPHLDPGDTLQFAHGFNIHYGQIEPPEDVDVTMVAPKSPGHLVRRNYVAGEGTPALLAVYRDATGEATDEALAYAQGIGCARAGVIETSFREETESDLFGEQAVLCGGVTSLVKTGYETLVDNGYSPEMAYFEVLNELKLIVDLMYEGGLEEMWNSVSDTAEYGGLTKGDVVVDEQVRENMEETLEQIQNGEFAREWIAENQAGRPSYRQRRQAEQDHDIEDVGARLRDLFAWADEDANEPPEVPADD